A genomic stretch from Anaerolinea thermophila UNI-1 includes:
- a CDS encoding glycosyltransferase family 2 protein, with translation MMNLSVVIPVYNSEKSLPELIQRLNTVLPQIAEQYEILMVNDGSIDGSWKCIQRYSQEYPWIRGINLMRNYGQHNALLCGIRAAKYPITVTMDDDLQHLPEAIAQLLEKIREGFQVVYGRPVKEQHNLWRDLASQVTKIALQNAMGAETARNVSAFRAFHTQIREAFSQYQGSYPSIDVLLTWGANRFTSVPVQFQSRRYGNSQYTFAKLVRHAINMITGFSIVPLQLASLIGFSFTLFGLGVLAYVIGRYILQGGSVPGFPFLASIIAIFSGAQLFALGIIGEYLARMHFRLMERPTYTIQEVTDTKEHISDES, from the coding sequence ATGATGAATCTCTCAGTCGTGATCCCCGTTTATAACAGTGAAAAGAGTTTGCCTGAACTCATTCAAAGATTGAATACAGTTCTCCCACAGATTGCAGAGCAATATGAAATCCTGATGGTCAACGATGGGAGCATAGATGGTAGTTGGAAATGCATTCAAAGATATTCTCAGGAATATCCGTGGATTCGGGGTATTAACCTGATGAGAAATTACGGTCAGCACAATGCCTTGCTGTGCGGGATCCGAGCGGCAAAGTATCCCATTACAGTGACCATGGATGATGATCTTCAACATCTTCCAGAAGCCATCGCTCAACTGCTTGAGAAAATCCGCGAAGGGTTCCAGGTGGTCTATGGGCGCCCGGTGAAAGAACAGCACAACTTATGGAGAGACCTTGCATCCCAGGTAACAAAAATTGCTCTTCAAAATGCTATGGGGGCAGAGACTGCGCGGAATGTGAGCGCTTTCCGTGCCTTTCATACCCAAATTCGCGAGGCTTTTTCCCAGTACCAGGGCTCTTATCCCTCCATTGATGTTCTTTTAACCTGGGGAGCCAACCGGTTTACTTCTGTTCCTGTGCAGTTTCAATCCCGACGGTACGGGAATTCCCAATACACATTTGCCAAACTGGTGCGTCACGCCATAAATATGATCACTGGGTTCAGTATTGTCCCGCTCCAACTGGCCAGTTTGATTGGATTCTCGTTTACATTGTTTGGACTGGGTGTGCTGGCATACGTCATTGGCAGGTATATCCTTCAGGGGGGAAGTGTGCCGGGTTTTCCTTTCCTGGCATCCATCATTGCTATTTTTTCCGGGGCACAGTTATTTGCCCTGGGGATCATCGGAGAATACCTGGCGCGCATGCATTTTCGACTGATGGAACGGCCCACGTACACCATTCAAGAAGTAACCGATACCAAGGAGCACATTTCGGATGAATCATGA
- a CDS encoding GNAT family N-acetyltransferase, with product MNHDPAPPVEYLPWDSNFFGKRIARIKRDTLTPPDVEAIFNWATEQQIDCLYLLANPESRETTLLAEQNRFHLTDVRITLEKKIFEEKEPVGVAIRPAVESDLPILKWIARQSHRDSRFYYDNHFATELCDKLFEIWIENSYNGFANQTLVIDIDSKPAGYLTCHVEDKEGRIGLLAVHPDHQGKALGSALVNASLVWFKMQGVTRVSVVTQGRNIRAQRLYQRCGFITRSLHIWYHWWNTPKGQEA from the coding sequence ATGAATCATGACCCTGCCCCGCCAGTTGAATATCTTCCCTGGGATTCAAACTTCTTTGGAAAACGCATTGCTCGAATTAAGCGAGATACTCTAACCCCTCCAGATGTTGAAGCCATTTTTAACTGGGCAACCGAACAACAAATCGACTGTTTGTATTTACTTGCCAACCCGGAATCCCGTGAGACCACTCTGCTGGCGGAACAAAATAGATTTCATCTAACCGACGTTCGAATCACTCTTGAGAAAAAGATATTTGAGGAGAAAGAGCCTGTCGGTGTGGCTATACGCCCAGCCGTAGAAAGTGATTTACCCATCCTGAAATGGATTGCCAGACAGAGTCACCGGGATTCCCGTTTCTACTATGACAATCATTTTGCAACAGAACTCTGCGACAAATTGTTTGAAATTTGGATCGAGAATAGTTATAATGGTTTTGCGAATCAGACTCTGGTTATCGATATTGATAGCAAGCCTGCAGGATACCTTACCTGCCATGTAGAAGATAAAGAGGGAAGAATAGGCCTTTTAGCGGTTCATCCAGACCATCAAGGCAAGGCACTAGGGTCTGCACTCGTGAATGCATCTCTAGTGTGGTTTAAAATGCAGGGGGTTACTCGAGTCTCTGTCGTCACTCAAGGTAGAAACATTCGAGCGCAAAGGTTGTATCAGCGCTGTGGGTTTATCACCCGCTCTCTTCACATTTGGTATCACTGGTGGAATACCCCCAAAGGTCAAGAAGCATGA
- the rffA gene encoding dTDP-4-amino-4,6-dideoxygalactose transaminase — protein sequence MSNTSQNIRIPFNRLTVVGEELTYLQQAIESGHVSGDGTFTKRCHTLLEETLGVPKALLTTSCTHALEMSALLLNIQPGDEVIVPDFTFVSTINAFVLRGAKPVFVDIRPDTLNLDETLLESKITSKTKAIVPVHYAGVGCQMDTIMDIANRYGIAVVEDNAHGLFARYRGKYLGTFGQLATQSFHETKNFSCGEGGALLINDSQFIERAEILREKGTNRSRFFRGQVDKYSWVDIGSSYLLSDMLAGFLLGQLEAREIIQSRRKEIWETYFHELQSWASQNQVRLPFIPEHCDQSYHMFYLLMPDLESRQRLIQYLKERGILSVFHYLPLHLSEMGRKYGGKLGDCPVTESISDRLLRLPFYYSLRSDEQAQVIQAITQFQP from the coding sequence ATGAGCAATACCTCGCAGAATATTCGCATTCCTTTTAACCGTCTTACTGTGGTAGGAGAGGAATTAACATACTTGCAACAAGCCATTGAAAGCGGGCATGTTTCCGGAGATGGAACATTTACCAAACGCTGTCATACACTTTTAGAAGAGACGTTGGGAGTTCCCAAAGCATTGCTCACAACATCCTGCACTCATGCATTGGAGATGAGTGCGTTGTTGCTGAATATTCAACCCGGGGATGAGGTCATCGTTCCTGACTTTACTTTCGTTTCCACCATCAATGCTTTCGTACTACGGGGAGCCAAACCGGTTTTTGTCGATATCCGTCCCGACACCTTGAACCTGGACGAAACCCTGCTGGAAAGCAAAATTACCTCAAAAACGAAAGCCATCGTCCCGGTTCATTATGCAGGGGTTGGATGCCAGATGGACACCATCATGGACATCGCTAATCGTTATGGAATTGCCGTAGTAGAAGATAACGCGCATGGTCTGTTTGCCAGGTACAGAGGGAAATATCTGGGCACCTTTGGACAACTGGCTACCCAGAGTTTTCATGAGACTAAAAATTTTTCTTGTGGGGAAGGCGGAGCGTTACTTATCAACGACTCCCAATTTATTGAACGTGCAGAAATCCTTCGGGAAAAGGGAACAAATCGAAGCCGATTTTTCCGTGGACAGGTGGATAAGTACAGTTGGGTAGACATAGGCTCCAGTTATCTGCTTTCAGATATGCTGGCAGGCTTTTTACTGGGACAGTTGGAGGCCCGGGAAATCATTCAATCCAGACGCAAAGAAATTTGGGAGACCTATTTTCACGAACTGCAGTCCTGGGCGAGTCAAAACCAGGTGAGGCTTCCATTCATCCCAGAGCATTGCGACCAATCCTATCACATGTTCTATCTGTTAATGCCTGATTTGGAAAGCCGCCAAAGGTTGATCCAATACCTGAAAGAACGAGGGATTCTAAGCGTTTTCCATTACCTCCCCTTGCACTTATCTGAAATGGGGAGAAAATACGGGGGCAAACTTGGGGATTGCCCGGTAACCGAGTCAATCAGTGATCGTTTACTGCGATTACCTTTTTATTATTCGCTCCGTTCAGACGAACAGGCACAAGTTATTCAAGCCATCACTCAATTTCAACCCTAA